From the Musa acuminata AAA Group cultivar baxijiao chromosome BXJ1-2, Cavendish_Baxijiao_AAA, whole genome shotgun sequence genome, one window contains:
- the LOC135581874 gene encoding uncharacterized protein LOC135581874 isoform X1, producing the protein MMAFGRAQAILMFATISLHSAVAGLQETPVSGAAEDVFLISPRRSANSPARILVENTSFVLAAERTRRRDPLNGFKLYNGGWNISDLHYWASVGFTAAPLFAVAAVWFFGFALVLSLICCCYCCFPRRSCSFSRTTCALAVALLILCTAATIVGCVVLFHGQDKFHGTTSNTLDFVEGQSNTTVSNLRSFSTNLADAKKVGVGQISLPADEQAAIDAVVKSLNDAADGVSSRTADNSKRIRDYLDTVRLVLIILVAAVLLLVLLGLTFSILGLQFLVYIFVLVGWVLVAATFFLSGLFLLLHNAVADTCVSMDEWALHPREHTAMDDILPCVDVATTNASLRRSREVTFQLVNVVNQVITNVSNADFPPMLKPLYYNQSGPLLPPLCNPYDPDLGSRNCTTGELGFNNVSQVWRSYVCRVTVVNGSDICATVGRITPKIYAQMMAAVNVSHGLYQYGPFLAGLADCTFVRQTFRSITLDHCPGLGRYSKQVFIGLAMASAAVMLSMVLWVIYARARWHRKRNKQLLARSDHEQLHLQEKYLLGTPRSGR; encoded by the exons ATGATGGCGTTCGGTAGAGCTCAGGCGATTTTGATGTTCGCCACCATTTCTCTGCATTCTGCCGTTGCGGGACTGCAAGAAACACCAGTTTCAG GAGCAGCAGAGGACGTCTTTTTGATTTCGCCAAGGAGATCTGCCAATTCACCTGCTCGAATCCTCGTGGAGAACACGTCCTTCGTCTTGGCCGCAGAGAGGACTCGAAGAAGAGATCCTTTAAACGGATTCAAACTCTACAATGGTGGCTGGAACATCAGCGATCTGCACTACTGGGCC TCCGTCGGCTTCACTGCTGCTCCTCTCTTCGCCGTCGCCGCCGTCTGGTTCTTCGGCTTCGCTCTGGTCTTGTCTTTGATTtgttgctgctactgctgcttccCCCGACGCAGTTGTTCCTTCTCCCGCACAACTTGCGCTCTCGCCGTCGCACTTCTCATCCTGTGCACTGCTGCCACAAT AGTCGGATGCGTTGTTCTGTTCCATGGACAGGATAAGTTCCATGGAACCACGTCGAACACCTTGGATTTCGTCGAGGGCCAGTCGAACACCACCGTCTCCAACCTTAGGAGCTTCTCCACCAACCTGGCCGACGCTAAGAAGGTCGGGGTGGGTCAGATCTCCCTTCCGGCCGACGAGCAGGCCGCGATCGACGCAGTCGTGAAAAGTCTCAACGACGCCGCGGACGGCGTTTCCTCTCGCACAGCGGACAATTCCAAGAGGATACGAGACTACTTGGATACTGT GCGTCTTGTGTTGATCATCCTCGTGGCTGCAGTGCTCCTTCTGGTTCTTCTCGGATTAA CATTTTCGATTCTTGGACTGCAATTTCTCGTCTACAT ATTCGTCCTCGTTGGATGGGTGCTGGTGGCAGCAACCTTCTTCTTGAgcggcctcttcctcctcctccacaa TGCAGTGGCGGACACTTGCGTCTCGATGGATGAATGGGCTCTTCACCCCCGCGAGCACACGGCCATGGACGACATCCTCCCTTGCGTGGACGTCGCCACCACTAACGCGTCTCTGAGGCGAAGCAGGGAGGTCACCTTTCAGCTGGTGAACGTCGTCAACCAGGTGATCACCAACGTCTCCAACGCCGACTTCCCACCCATGCTCAAGCCTCTCTACTACAACCAGTCCGGTCCCCTGTTGCCTCCTCTCTGCAACCCGTACGACCCAGACCTCGGCAGCCGCAACTGCACcaccggagaattagggttcaacAACGTCTCTCAG GTATGGCGCAGCTACGTGTGCCGAGTCACAGTGGTCAATGGATCCGACATCTGCGCCACCGTCGGTCGCATTACTCCCAAGATCTACGCACAGATGATGGCAGCAGTGAACGTGAGCCACGGCCTGTACCAGTACGGGCCGTTCCTTGCAGGGCTAGCGGACTGCACCTTCGTGCGGCAGACCTTCCGGTCCATCACCCTCGACCACTGCCCCGGCCTGGGGCGTTACAGCAAACAGGTCTTCATCGGCTTGGCCATGGCCTCAGCGGCGGTGATGCTGTCTATGGTTCTCTGGGTCATCTACGCCCGCGCGAGGTGGCATCGCAAGCGTAACAAGCAGCTTCTGGCTCGATCCGACCACGAACAACTGCACCTGCAAGAGAAATATCTACTGGGAACTCCGAGATCAGGAAGATGA
- the LOC103972488 gene encoding pyrophosphate-energized vacuolar membrane proton pump: protein MRVAMMSDLLTEVLIPVASVVGIFFSLLQWYFVSKVKLSPERQTRGAHDHGKNGYSDRLIEEEEGINDHNVVVKCAEIQNAISEGATSFLFTEYKYVGIFMVVFAILIFLFLGSVEGFSTKSQPCTYSKDRTCKPALANAIFSTLSFLLGAVTSIVSGFLGMKIATYANARTTLEARKGVGKAFIAAFRSGAVMGFLLAANGLLVLYIAINIFKLYYGDDWEGLFEAITGYGLGGSSMALFGRVGGGIYTKAADVGADLVGKVERNIPEDDPRNPAVIADNVGDNVGDIAGMGSDLFGSYAESSCAALVVASISSFGINHELTAMLYPLLISSMGIIVCLVTTLFATDFFEIKAVKEIEPALKRQLIISTALMTVGIAIVSFIALPSTFTIFNFGAQKVVKNWELFFCVAIGLWSGLVIGFVTEYYTSNAYSPVQDVADSCKTGAATNVIFGLALGYKSVIIPIFAIAVSIFVSFSFAAMYGIAVAALGMLSTIATGLAIDAYGPISDNAGGIAEMAGMSHKIRERTDALDAAGNTTAAIGKGFAIGSAALVSLALFGAFVSRAAISTVDVLTPKVFIGLIIGAMLPYWFSAMTMKSVGSAALKMVQEVRRQFNSIPGLMEGSAKPDYATCVKISTDASIKEMIPPGALVMLTPLVVGTFFGVETLSGVLAGSLVSGVQIAISASNTGGAWDNAKKYIEAGASDQARGLGPKGSDAHKAAVIGDTIGDPLKDTSGPSLNILIKLMAVESLVFAPFFATHGGLLFKIFWNGK, encoded by the exons ATGAGGGTGGCGATGATGTCTGATCTGCTGACGGAGGTCCTGATCCCCGTGGCCTCCGTCGTTGGGATCTTCTTCTCGCTGCTGCAGTGGTACTTCGTGTCCAAGGTAAAGCTGTCGCCAGAGAGGCAAACGCGCGGGGCGCACGATCACGGTAAGAACGGGTACTCGGACCGCCtcatcgaggaggaggaggggattaACGATCACAACGTGGTCGTGAAGTGTGCGGAGATCCAGAACGCCATTTCGGAAG GAGCTACATCGTTTCTCTTTACGGAGTATAAGTATGTTGGAATCTTCATGGTTGTTTTTGCAATCCTGATCTTCCTCTTTCTCGGATCAGTGGAGGGTTTCAGCACGAAGAGCCAGCCCTGCACTTACAGCAAGGATAGAACATGCAAGCCAGCTCTTGCTAATGCTATTTTTAGCACTCTATCCTTCTTGCTTGGTGCAGTAACCTCCATTGTTTCTGGTTTCCTTGGAATGAAGATTGCAACTTATGCAAATGCCAGGACCACTTTAGAAGCCAGGAAAGGTGTTGGAAAAGCATTCATTGCTGCATTTCGCTCGGGTGCAGTTATGGGATTTTTGCTTGCTGCCAATGGTCTTCTTGTACTTTACATTGCAATCAACATCTTTAAGTTATACTATGGGGATGACTGGGAAGGCCTCTTTGAGGCTATTACTGGTTATGGCCTAGGTGGCTCTTCCATGGCACTTTTTGGAAGAGTAGGTGGAGGCATCTATACCAAAGCTGCTGATGTTGGTGCTGATCTTGTTGGAAAGGTCGAGAGAAATATTCCTGAGGATGACCCTAGGAACCCAGCT GTAATTGCTGATAATGTTGGTGATAATGTTGGGGACATTGCTGGTATGGGATCAGATCTTTTTGGCTCATATGCTGAGTCTTCCTGTGCCGCACTTGTCGTTGCCTCAATTTCGTCATTTGGTATCAATCATGAGCTGACTGCAATGTTGTACCCCTTGCTTATTAGCTCCATGGGAATTATAGTTTGTTTGGTTACTACTCTGTTTGCCACCGACTTCTTTGAGATAAAGGCGGTGAAGGAGATTGAACCTGCACTGAAGAGGCAGCTCATAATCTCCACTGCTCTTATGACTGTGGGCATTGCAATTGTTAGTTTCATAGCCCTCCCATCAACCTTCACAATCTTTAATTTTGGTGCCCAGAAGGTGGTGAAGAACTG GGAGCTATTCTTCTGTGTGGCAATCGGTTTGTGGTCTGGCCTGGTCATCGGTTTTGTCACCGAGTACTACACAAGCAATGCTTACAG CCCTGTCCAAGATGTTGCTGATTCCTGCAAAACAGGAGCTGCTACCAATGTTATCTTTGGCCTGGCTTTGGGATACAAATCTGTCATCATCCCCATATTTGCTATTGCTGTCAGCATTTTTGTTAGTTTTAGTTTCGCTGCCATGTATGGTATTGCAGTTGCTGCTCTTGGAATGCTGAGCACCATAGCTACTGGACTTGCTATAGATGCCTATGGCCCCATCAGTGACAATGCTGGAGGTATTGCAGAGATGGCTGGAATGAGCCATAAAATCCGTGAGAGAACTGATGCTCTGGATGCTGCAGGAAACACCACAGCTGCAATTGGAAAG GGTTTTGCCATTGGTTCAGCTGCTTTGGTGTCCCTTGCTCTTTTTGGTGCCTTTGTGAGTCGTGCAGCAATCTCGACGGTGGATGTTCTGACACCCAAAGTCTTCATTGGTCTGATCATCGGCGCCATGCTTCCCTACTGGTTCTCAGCCATGACCATGAAGAGTGTAGGCAGTGCAGCTCTCAAGATGGTGCAGGAAGTCCGCAGGCAATTCAACAGCATTCCCGGTCTCATGGAGGGATCTGCCAAGCCAGATTATGCAACCTGCGTCAAGATCTCAACCGATGCCTCCATCAAAGAGATGATTCCTCCCGGTGCTCTGGTGATGCTCACCCCGCTCGTCGTGGGAACCTTCTTCGGCGTCGAAACTCTATCAGGAGTGCTTGCGGGCTCTCTTGTTTCAGGAGTTCAG ATTGCTATCTCGGCATCGAACACTGGTGGCGCATGGGATAATGCAAAGAAGTACATCGAG GCTGGGGCTTCAGACCAAGCCAGGGGGCTTGGACCTAAAGGATCAGATGCTCACAAGGCCGCTGTGATCGGTGACACCATAGGGGATCCACTCAAAGACACATCAGGGCCATCACTCAACATCCTCATCAAGCTCATGGCAGTGGAGTCACTGGTGTTTGCTCCCTTCTTTGCCACTCACGGAGGTCTCCTCTTCAAGATCTTCTGGAATGGAAAGTAG
- the LOC135581874 gene encoding uncharacterized protein LOC135581874 isoform X3 — translation MMAFGRAQAILMFATISLHSAVAGLQETPVSEDVFLISPRRSANSPARILVENTSFVLAAERTRRRDPLNGFKLYNGGWNISDLHYWASVGFTAAPLFAVAAVWFFGFALVLSLICCCYCCFPRRSCSFSRTTCALAVALLILCTAATIVGCVVLFHGQDKFHGTTSNTLDFVEGQSNTTVSNLRSFSTNLADAKKVGVGQISLPADEQAAIDAVVKSLNDAADGVSSRTADNSKRIRDYLDTVRLVLIILVAAVLLLVLLGLTFSILGLQFLVYIFVLVGWVLVAATFFLSGLFLLLHNAVADTCVSMDEWALHPREHTAMDDILPCVDVATTNASLRRSREVTFQLVNVVNQVITNVSNADFPPMLKPLYYNQSGPLLPPLCNPYDPDLGSRNCTTGELGFNNVSQVWRSYVCRVTVVNGSDICATVGRITPKIYAQMMAAVNVSHGLYQYGPFLAGLADCTFVRQTFRSITLDHCPGLGRYSKQVFIGLAMASAAVMLSMVLWVIYARARWHRKRNKQLLARSDHEQLHLQEKYLLGTPRSGR, via the exons ATGATGGCGTTCGGTAGAGCTCAGGCGATTTTGATGTTCGCCACCATTTCTCTGCATTCTGCCGTTGCGGGACTGCAAGAAACACCAGTTTCAG AGGACGTCTTTTTGATTTCGCCAAGGAGATCTGCCAATTCACCTGCTCGAATCCTCGTGGAGAACACGTCCTTCGTCTTGGCCGCAGAGAGGACTCGAAGAAGAGATCCTTTAAACGGATTCAAACTCTACAATGGTGGCTGGAACATCAGCGATCTGCACTACTGGGCC TCCGTCGGCTTCACTGCTGCTCCTCTCTTCGCCGTCGCCGCCGTCTGGTTCTTCGGCTTCGCTCTGGTCTTGTCTTTGATTtgttgctgctactgctgcttccCCCGACGCAGTTGTTCCTTCTCCCGCACAACTTGCGCTCTCGCCGTCGCACTTCTCATCCTGTGCACTGCTGCCACAAT AGTCGGATGCGTTGTTCTGTTCCATGGACAGGATAAGTTCCATGGAACCACGTCGAACACCTTGGATTTCGTCGAGGGCCAGTCGAACACCACCGTCTCCAACCTTAGGAGCTTCTCCACCAACCTGGCCGACGCTAAGAAGGTCGGGGTGGGTCAGATCTCCCTTCCGGCCGACGAGCAGGCCGCGATCGACGCAGTCGTGAAAAGTCTCAACGACGCCGCGGACGGCGTTTCCTCTCGCACAGCGGACAATTCCAAGAGGATACGAGACTACTTGGATACTGT GCGTCTTGTGTTGATCATCCTCGTGGCTGCAGTGCTCCTTCTGGTTCTTCTCGGATTAA CATTTTCGATTCTTGGACTGCAATTTCTCGTCTACAT ATTCGTCCTCGTTGGATGGGTGCTGGTGGCAGCAACCTTCTTCTTGAgcggcctcttcctcctcctccacaa TGCAGTGGCGGACACTTGCGTCTCGATGGATGAATGGGCTCTTCACCCCCGCGAGCACACGGCCATGGACGACATCCTCCCTTGCGTGGACGTCGCCACCACTAACGCGTCTCTGAGGCGAAGCAGGGAGGTCACCTTTCAGCTGGTGAACGTCGTCAACCAGGTGATCACCAACGTCTCCAACGCCGACTTCCCACCCATGCTCAAGCCTCTCTACTACAACCAGTCCGGTCCCCTGTTGCCTCCTCTCTGCAACCCGTACGACCCAGACCTCGGCAGCCGCAACTGCACcaccggagaattagggttcaacAACGTCTCTCAG GTATGGCGCAGCTACGTGTGCCGAGTCACAGTGGTCAATGGATCCGACATCTGCGCCACCGTCGGTCGCATTACTCCCAAGATCTACGCACAGATGATGGCAGCAGTGAACGTGAGCCACGGCCTGTACCAGTACGGGCCGTTCCTTGCAGGGCTAGCGGACTGCACCTTCGTGCGGCAGACCTTCCGGTCCATCACCCTCGACCACTGCCCCGGCCTGGGGCGTTACAGCAAACAGGTCTTCATCGGCTTGGCCATGGCCTCAGCGGCGGTGATGCTGTCTATGGTTCTCTGGGTCATCTACGCCCGCGCGAGGTGGCATCGCAAGCGTAACAAGCAGCTTCTGGCTCGATCCGACCACGAACAACTGCACCTGCAAGAGAAATATCTACTGGGAACTCCGAGATCAGGAAGATGA
- the LOC135581874 gene encoding uncharacterized protein LOC135581874 isoform X2, producing MMAFGRAQAILMFATISLHSAVAGLQETPVSAEDVFLISPRRSANSPARILVENTSFVLAAERTRRRDPLNGFKLYNGGWNISDLHYWASVGFTAAPLFAVAAVWFFGFALVLSLICCCYCCFPRRSCSFSRTTCALAVALLILCTAATIVGCVVLFHGQDKFHGTTSNTLDFVEGQSNTTVSNLRSFSTNLADAKKVGVGQISLPADEQAAIDAVVKSLNDAADGVSSRTADNSKRIRDYLDTVRLVLIILVAAVLLLVLLGLTFSILGLQFLVYIFVLVGWVLVAATFFLSGLFLLLHNAVADTCVSMDEWALHPREHTAMDDILPCVDVATTNASLRRSREVTFQLVNVVNQVITNVSNADFPPMLKPLYYNQSGPLLPPLCNPYDPDLGSRNCTTGELGFNNVSQVWRSYVCRVTVVNGSDICATVGRITPKIYAQMMAAVNVSHGLYQYGPFLAGLADCTFVRQTFRSITLDHCPGLGRYSKQVFIGLAMASAAVMLSMVLWVIYARARWHRKRNKQLLARSDHEQLHLQEKYLLGTPRSGR from the exons ATGATGGCGTTCGGTAGAGCTCAGGCGATTTTGATGTTCGCCACCATTTCTCTGCATTCTGCCGTTGCGGGACTGCAAGAAACACCAGTTTCAG CAGAGGACGTCTTTTTGATTTCGCCAAGGAGATCTGCCAATTCACCTGCTCGAATCCTCGTGGAGAACACGTCCTTCGTCTTGGCCGCAGAGAGGACTCGAAGAAGAGATCCTTTAAACGGATTCAAACTCTACAATGGTGGCTGGAACATCAGCGATCTGCACTACTGGGCC TCCGTCGGCTTCACTGCTGCTCCTCTCTTCGCCGTCGCCGCCGTCTGGTTCTTCGGCTTCGCTCTGGTCTTGTCTTTGATTtgttgctgctactgctgcttccCCCGACGCAGTTGTTCCTTCTCCCGCACAACTTGCGCTCTCGCCGTCGCACTTCTCATCCTGTGCACTGCTGCCACAAT AGTCGGATGCGTTGTTCTGTTCCATGGACAGGATAAGTTCCATGGAACCACGTCGAACACCTTGGATTTCGTCGAGGGCCAGTCGAACACCACCGTCTCCAACCTTAGGAGCTTCTCCACCAACCTGGCCGACGCTAAGAAGGTCGGGGTGGGTCAGATCTCCCTTCCGGCCGACGAGCAGGCCGCGATCGACGCAGTCGTGAAAAGTCTCAACGACGCCGCGGACGGCGTTTCCTCTCGCACAGCGGACAATTCCAAGAGGATACGAGACTACTTGGATACTGT GCGTCTTGTGTTGATCATCCTCGTGGCTGCAGTGCTCCTTCTGGTTCTTCTCGGATTAA CATTTTCGATTCTTGGACTGCAATTTCTCGTCTACAT ATTCGTCCTCGTTGGATGGGTGCTGGTGGCAGCAACCTTCTTCTTGAgcggcctcttcctcctcctccacaa TGCAGTGGCGGACACTTGCGTCTCGATGGATGAATGGGCTCTTCACCCCCGCGAGCACACGGCCATGGACGACATCCTCCCTTGCGTGGACGTCGCCACCACTAACGCGTCTCTGAGGCGAAGCAGGGAGGTCACCTTTCAGCTGGTGAACGTCGTCAACCAGGTGATCACCAACGTCTCCAACGCCGACTTCCCACCCATGCTCAAGCCTCTCTACTACAACCAGTCCGGTCCCCTGTTGCCTCCTCTCTGCAACCCGTACGACCCAGACCTCGGCAGCCGCAACTGCACcaccggagaattagggttcaacAACGTCTCTCAG GTATGGCGCAGCTACGTGTGCCGAGTCACAGTGGTCAATGGATCCGACATCTGCGCCACCGTCGGTCGCATTACTCCCAAGATCTACGCACAGATGATGGCAGCAGTGAACGTGAGCCACGGCCTGTACCAGTACGGGCCGTTCCTTGCAGGGCTAGCGGACTGCACCTTCGTGCGGCAGACCTTCCGGTCCATCACCCTCGACCACTGCCCCGGCCTGGGGCGTTACAGCAAACAGGTCTTCATCGGCTTGGCCATGGCCTCAGCGGCGGTGATGCTGTCTATGGTTCTCTGGGTCATCTACGCCCGCGCGAGGTGGCATCGCAAGCGTAACAAGCAGCTTCTGGCTCGATCCGACCACGAACAACTGCACCTGCAAGAGAAATATCTACTGGGAACTCCGAGATCAGGAAGATGA
- the LOC103972478 gene encoding uncharacterized protein LOC103972478 isoform X2, which produces MDLLIFIPWPNYSWRRPFWLWKGRSFGFSWRTLQRSKPEAMLENKDDGESDEDEDEDDNGDDGAGQEDGGEDDLSGEEGNDNQGDDNDDDDPEVNGEGGSEDEEDDDDDDEEEEEDEEEDEDEEDEEEEEELPQPPTKKRK; this is translated from the exons ATGGACCTGCTGATCTTCATTCCATGGCCGAATTACTCGTGGCGGAGACCGTTTTGGCTGTGGAAAGGTCGCTCCTTTGGCTTTTCCTGGCG GACACTTCAAAGAAGTAAACCTGAAGCCATGCTCGAGAATAAGGACGATGGCGAGTCAGATGAGGACGAGGATGAGGATGACAATGGCGATGATGGAGCTGGCCAAGAAGACGGAGGCGAAGATGATCTCTCGGGAGAGGAGGGGAATGATAACCAAGGAGACGATAACGACGACGATGACCCTGAGGTCAATGGTGAAGGGGGAAgtgaagatgaagaagatgacgacgacgatgatgaagaggaagaggaggatgaggaagaggacgaagacgaggaggatgaggaggaagaggaggaactcCCGCAGCCACCTACCAAGAAGAGAAAGTGA
- the LOC103972478 gene encoding uncharacterized protein LOC103972478 isoform X1 yields MEALCRSKSNGPADLHSMAELLVAETVLAVERSLLWLFLAVGSSSSQIGPVNDESEVIYQTLQRSKPEAMLENKDDGESDEDEDEDDNGDDGAGQEDGGEDDLSGEEGNDNQGDDNDDDDPEVNGEGGSEDEEDDDDDDEEEEEDEEEDEDEEDEEEEEELPQPPTKKRK; encoded by the exons ATGGAGGCGCTGTGCCGAAGCAAGAGTAATGGACCTGCTGATCTTCATTCCATGGCCGAATTACTCGTGGCGGAGACCGTTTTGGCTGTGGAAAGGTCGCTCCTTTGGCTTTTCCTGGCG GTGGGCTCTTCATCAAGTCAAATTGGTCCAGTGAATGATGAGTCTGAAGTAATTTACCA GACACTTCAAAGAAGTAAACCTGAAGCCATGCTCGAGAATAAGGACGATGGCGAGTCAGATGAGGACGAGGATGAGGATGACAATGGCGATGATGGAGCTGGCCAAGAAGACGGAGGCGAAGATGATCTCTCGGGAGAGGAGGGGAATGATAACCAAGGAGACGATAACGACGACGATGACCCTGAGGTCAATGGTGAAGGGGGAAgtgaagatgaagaagatgacgacgacgatgatgaagaggaagaggaggatgaggaagaggacgaagacgaggaggatgaggaggaagaggaggaactcCCGCAGCCACCTACCAAGAAGAGAAAGTGA